In a genomic window of Pedobacter sp. KBS0701:
- a CDS encoding formyltransferase family protein has translation MKKIAVICNSDSLAFPTVQALASKGLLGGVAMLKRSNKILLGPLLAMGLSVDQVLQLNKISWQREMQQWLTASDVDAVWVFGFPWVIPDDMLQMVRNGYYNFHFGELPKYSGADPIFWQLRNNERFASLTVHQMTADVDAGPVLWSKQLPIMKGENYGLLCQRLGFMAIDAIPALVNNSSHLPVKNENTEDKARYEKRPDHQELAINWKQHSADEIECLINAANPKYDGATAWIKDTEVRILEGSPAEIQLPEGAKPEPGTIVYADTLYGLIVACRENRFLKINILHMREGYFSGGKLFQMGIQAGEKFINLN, from the coding sequence ATGAAGAAAATAGCAGTTATTTGCAATTCAGATTCGCTTGCATTTCCAACAGTCCAGGCATTGGCCTCAAAAGGACTTTTAGGTGGTGTGGCTATGCTGAAGCGAAGCAACAAAATATTGCTGGGGCCGCTGCTGGCTATGGGTTTGTCTGTTGATCAGGTATTGCAGTTGAATAAAATATCGTGGCAACGGGAAATGCAACAGTGGTTAACAGCATCAGATGTAGATGCGGTTTGGGTATTCGGTTTTCCCTGGGTAATTCCTGATGATATGCTTCAAATGGTACGTAATGGTTATTACAACTTTCATTTTGGTGAATTACCGAAGTATAGCGGAGCTGATCCTATATTCTGGCAACTTAGAAACAATGAACGTTTTGCAAGCCTTACTGTACATCAAATGACGGCAGATGTCGATGCAGGCCCGGTTTTGTGGTCAAAGCAACTACCGATTATGAAAGGCGAAAATTATGGGTTGCTTTGCCAGCGTTTAGGGTTTATGGCCATAGATGCAATACCTGCCTTGGTGAATAACAGTAGCCATCTGCCTGTTAAAAATGAAAATACTGAAGATAAGGCTAGGTATGAAAAAAGACCTGATCATCAGGAACTTGCGATCAATTGGAAGCAGCACTCTGCAGATGAAATAGAGTGTCTGATCAATGCTGCGAATCCAAAATATGACGGCGCTACAGCCTGGATTAAAGATACAGAAGTGCGCATACTGGAAGGATCACCAGCGGAAATTCAGTTACCGGAAGGGGCGAAGCCAGAACCCGGCACTATAGTTTATGCTGATACACTCTATGGATTGATTGTAGCATGTCGTGAAAATCGTTTTTTAAAGATCAATATTTTGCACATGCGCGAAGGCTATTTTTCAGGAGGTAAGCTCTTTCAGATGGGCATACAAGCAGGAGAAAAATTTATAAACCTAAATTAA
- a CDS encoding ABC transporter substrate-binding protein, which yields MAIKKLTVGVLLPNSSILPMAKHFSTGLKNGLKELNQELELEIVPEFIGQGSRELAEAAITKLVGFDDADVITGIVSNKVGIDLSEKIANIKRPFIMNNIGEHLPDPEKFNDYMFLNSIHTWQQLWSIGQWGVQTFGKKGMYVSGLYDCGYSFQSMLSAGMESATDGVTMPFAIAPTPNPKETGDIAAVFEHIHIYKPDFILATFCGKEAEIFLTQYVVQGLHKTTPLIGLPFLLEPFTTAEPVEVYTTLSLNRELKQDQLDEVSQVMANPFTQFGFETGLLIAQAVKGQSGKSLQKALAEAAIETARGRVEIAPEFNALQSRVYLVKNTFNGIKGQISRQLIGELETIDIHHEDVQRINSQTSSFWMNPYLGI from the coding sequence ATGGCAATTAAAAAATTAACGGTGGGCGTTTTGCTTCCCAATTCAAGTATCCTTCCTATGGCTAAGCACTTTAGCACAGGGTTAAAAAATGGACTTAAGGAGCTAAACCAGGAGCTTGAGTTAGAAATTGTGCCTGAATTTATCGGACAAGGTTCCCGTGAACTGGCTGAGGCTGCTATTACCAAATTGGTTGGTTTTGATGATGCTGACGTAATTACCGGTATAGTTTCCAATAAAGTAGGTATTGATCTTTCAGAAAAGATAGCAAATATTAAAAGGCCGTTCATCATGAATAACATAGGTGAGCATTTACCAGATCCTGAAAAGTTTAACGATTACATGTTTCTTAATTCCATTCATACCTGGCAGCAGTTATGGTCTATTGGCCAATGGGGAGTTCAGACTTTTGGTAAAAAAGGAATGTATGTATCTGGTTTGTACGACTGCGGGTATTCATTTCAAAGCATGTTAAGTGCTGGTATGGAATCGGCAACTGACGGGGTAACTATGCCATTTGCTATTGCGCCGACACCAAATCCCAAAGAAACAGGTGATATTGCCGCTGTATTTGAACATATACACATCTACAAACCTGATTTTATTCTAGCTACTTTTTGCGGAAAAGAAGCTGAAATTTTCTTAACACAATATGTAGTGCAGGGCTTGCATAAAACAACCCCGCTAATTGGTTTGCCGTTTTTGCTGGAGCCGTTTACAACAGCGGAGCCAGTAGAGGTTTATACTACATTATCATTAAACCGTGAACTAAAACAGGATCAGCTTGATGAGGTAAGTCAGGTAATGGCAAATCCTTTTACGCAGTTTGGCTTTGAAACAGGTTTGCTAATTGCTCAGGCGGTTAAAGGCCAGAGTGGAAAATCTTTACAAAAAGCCCTTGCCGAAGCAGCCATTGAAACAGCACGTGGACGTGTTGAAATTGCACCAGAATTTAATGCCTTGCAAAGCAGGGTTTACCTGGTTAAAAATACTTTCAATGGTATTAAAGGACAAATATCCAGGCAGCTGATCGGTGAACTGGAAACCATTGATATTCATCATGAAGATGTGCAACGTATTAACAGCCAAACTTCTTCATTTTGGATGAACCCTTATCTCGGAATATAA
- a CDS encoding Fe2+-dependent dioxygenase: MHIPNLLSEAEVNDIRFLFKSGAFDDGRLTAYSAAKEVKSNLQLNQQTQEHAAIQQNILAALNRNALFRNAVLPHSIHPFVISNYKPGMHYGWHVDSPVMGNMIRTDVALTIFLNDPEEYDGGELELQTANGNILYKLNKGDAICYPCTQVHRVREVTRGERNVAVSWVQSLVKETVYRKMLFEIFQITENLRSKALVEEEYLVLQQHYSNLLRMWAN; the protein is encoded by the coding sequence TTGCATATTCCAAATTTACTTAGTGAAGCTGAAGTTAATGATATCCGTTTTCTTTTTAAATCTGGAGCATTTGATGACGGTAGGTTAACCGCATACAGTGCTGCAAAAGAAGTAAAAAGCAATTTACAGCTTAATCAACAAACACAGGAGCATGCTGCCATTCAACAAAATATTTTAGCTGCACTCAACCGCAATGCTTTATTCAGAAATGCGGTCTTACCACACAGTATTCACCCCTTTGTTATTAGTAATTATAAGCCTGGTATGCATTACGGCTGGCATGTGGATAGTCCGGTTATGGGCAATATGATTCGCACTGATGTGGCTCTAACCATTTTTCTGAATGATCCAGAAGAATATGATGGAGGTGAACTGGAACTCCAGACTGCGAATGGCAATATATTATATAAGCTAAATAAAGGAGATGCCATTTGCTATCCATGCACCCAGGTTCATCGCGTACGGGAAGTTACCCGTGGCGAGCGAAACGTTGCGGTAAGCTGGGTGCAGTCACTGGTTAAAGAAACAGTATACAGAAAAATGTTATTTGAAATTTTCCAGATCACAGAAAATCTCCGTAGCAAAGCACTTGTTGAAGAAGAATATCTTGTATTACAGCAACACTATAGTAATCTTTTGAGAATGTGGGCAAATTAA
- a CDS encoding carbamoyltransferase C-terminal domain-containing protein, with protein MDTYILGTGLSHDGSTVLLKNGKIIVAIEKERLSRIKHDGGNDFDTVRYCLDFAGIEASDLTLIVQASNFEDKISPSQYAGRRYFNKHIQTPVITLSHHLAHAWSAVGMSPFKECNVMVVDGAGSPQNQCHDLKGALVPSYLFSSGMYCEKDSFYYFDGKDLTPLFKDFSELKLYQNTASLKLPTNYHSIGGLYDAASHYCFGNLNDVGKLMGLAPYGILKGKPPLFKLEAGLIEVIYENVNLYFNKPSSGYDAFKKDFTHYADIARWVQDETEKAIIYLFQERSKLQPHANVAYAGGVALNAVANYKLRRLGIVKNLYTQPAAGDNGLAIGCAYYGWHKILGQPKSAIPDNIFFGRECSNDEVERAIANAGISDNPAFLIKQTPDFVSLTAAELARGKVVGWFQGGAEFGPRALGHRSILADPRINGIKNHINSKIKFREDFRPFAPSVRIDDVQKYFIHGWESPYMILIDEIKPEWKNQLDGIVHQDGTCRVQTVTNAFNPDFYQLIGDFEAKTGIGVLLNTSLNRKGMPIVETPAEALSLFLSGAIDVLTLNNFIICKNHDLLL; from the coding sequence ATGGACACCTATATTCTGGGAACAGGCTTATCACACGATGGATCAACAGTTTTGTTAAAAAACGGCAAGATCATAGTGGCTATTGAAAAGGAAAGGCTTAGCAGGATAAAGCATGACGGAGGTAATGATTTTGATACTGTCCGATATTGCCTTGATTTTGCAGGGATTGAGGCCAGTGATTTAACATTAATTGTACAAGCCTCAAACTTTGAAGATAAGATCTCACCAAGCCAATATGCCGGACGGCGGTATTTCAATAAGCATATTCAAACGCCTGTGATCACCCTGTCTCACCATCTGGCACATGCCTGGAGCGCAGTAGGCATGTCTCCGTTCAAAGAATGTAACGTAATGGTAGTTGATGGTGCGGGTAGCCCTCAAAATCAATGCCATGATCTAAAAGGTGCGTTGGTTCCATCCTATTTATTCAGTAGTGGCATGTATTGCGAAAAAGACAGTTTTTACTATTTCGACGGGAAGGATTTGACTCCACTATTTAAAGATTTTTCTGAGCTTAAGTTATATCAGAACACGGCTTCATTAAAATTACCAACCAATTATCATTCCATTGGCGGACTTTATGATGCAGCCAGTCATTATTGTTTTGGCAATCTGAATGATGTTGGAAAGCTGATGGGTTTGGCGCCCTACGGTATTTTGAAGGGGAAACCACCACTATTTAAGCTAGAGGCTGGGTTAATTGAAGTAATTTATGAAAATGTTAACTTGTATTTCAACAAGCCGTCATCAGGATATGATGCTTTTAAAAAAGATTTTACCCACTATGCCGATATTGCGCGCTGGGTACAGGACGAAACTGAAAAGGCAATTATTTATCTCTTTCAGGAACGATCTAAACTTCAGCCGCATGCCAATGTTGCTTATGCCGGTGGAGTGGCATTAAATGCTGTGGCCAATTATAAATTACGCCGTTTGGGTATTGTAAAAAATTTATACACCCAACCCGCAGCAGGAGACAACGGACTGGCCATTGGCTGTGCCTATTATGGCTGGCACAAGATCCTAGGCCAACCCAAATCGGCTATTCCTGACAACATTTTCTTCGGACGCGAATGCTCCAATGATGAGGTAGAACGAGCCATAGCAAATGCCGGAATTAGTGATAATCCAGCATTTTTGATCAAACAAACGCCAGATTTTGTTTCACTTACAGCTGCCGAACTTGCGCGTGGCAAAGTGGTAGGCTGGTTTCAGGGTGGAGCCGAATTCGGACCTAGAGCATTAGGGCATCGGAGTATATTGGCCGATCCGCGTATTAATGGTATAAAAAACCACATTAACAGTAAAATCAAATTCAGGGAAGATTTCAGGCCTTTTGCTCCGTCGGTGAGAATTGATGATGTACAAAAATACTTTATACATGGCTGGGAAAGCCCATACATGATATTGATTGATGAGATAAAACCTGAATGGAAAAATCAGCTTGATGGTATTGTTCATCAAGACGGTACCTGCAGGGTACAGACCGTAACCAATGCTTTCAATCCTGATTTCTATCAGCTCATTGGTGATTTTGAAGCAAAAACAGGTATCGGCGTTTTATTAAACACGTCCCTCAATCGTAAAGGGATGCCCATAGTGGAAACACCTGCCGAAGCTTTATCACTTTTTTTATCCGGCGCAATAGATGTATTGACATTAAATAATTTCATAATTTGTAAGAACCATGATTTGCTTCTCTAA
- a CDS encoding aspartyl/asparaginyl beta-hydroxylase domain-containing protein: protein MICFSKLNLNIDIHSLRHELNGLLTGNNWMPHYNTADYVGNWHVLPLRTPGGNSDNPFADLFNQKYFENTALLNKLPETNRFLEKLECEKLSVRLLNLRAGSVIKAHRDIELAFEHGEARLHVPIFTNPGVEFYVDEERIMMNEGDCWYINANIKHCVANNGTADRVHLVIDCKVNDWLTKLITSGIKKTVFLKKDPETAQQVIESLRMANTIHSNHLADQMEKELNTNQLTARLLNFISEIGLHYQLEPITEETFLPGLKLRGGVLIVDTEKLLYPGDILHEAGHLACMPAEIRMDMSDSLPSNDLNNGGEMMAIAWSYAAAVHLDIDPHIVFHDKGYKGGGQSLVDNFTQGHFFGVPLLQWNGMAYPSGQEGSLSFPQMMNWTCKQNMYINHTAQE from the coding sequence ATGATTTGCTTCTCTAAATTAAACCTCAACATTGACATTCATTCGCTACGGCATGAATTGAACGGTTTATTAACCGGCAATAATTGGATGCCACACTACAACACTGCCGATTATGTAGGTAACTGGCATGTTTTACCTTTGCGTACGCCCGGCGGAAATAGCGACAATCCTTTTGCTGATCTTTTTAACCAGAAATATTTTGAAAATACAGCGTTATTAAATAAACTACCTGAAACTAATCGTTTTTTAGAGAAACTGGAGTGTGAAAAGCTTTCTGTGCGGCTCTTAAATCTTCGGGCGGGATCTGTCATTAAAGCACATAGAGATATTGAACTGGCCTTTGAACATGGAGAAGCACGTTTGCACGTGCCCATATTCACTAATCCAGGTGTTGAGTTTTATGTAGATGAAGAGCGCATTATGATGAACGAAGGCGACTGCTGGTACATTAATGCGAACATAAAACATTGTGTAGCAAACAATGGCACTGCTGACAGGGTACACCTGGTCATAGACTGTAAGGTAAATGATTGGCTTACCAAACTGATTACTTCAGGTATAAAAAAAACAGTTTTTTTAAAAAAAGACCCCGAAACCGCACAGCAAGTGATTGAAAGCCTGAGAATGGCAAACACAATACATTCAAATCATCTGGCCGATCAAATGGAAAAGGAACTGAATACGAATCAATTGACTGCCAGACTGCTAAATTTTATTTCCGAAATTGGTTTACACTATCAATTGGAACCCATAACTGAAGAAACGTTTTTGCCGGGCCTTAAACTTAGAGGCGGGGTATTGATTGTAGATACGGAAAAACTATTGTACCCGGGCGATATTTTACATGAAGCCGGACACCTGGCCTGTATGCCGGCTGAAATACGCATGGATATGAGCGATTCACTACCAAGCAACGACCTCAACAACGGTGGCGAGATGATGGCTATAGCCTGGTCGTATGCTGCAGCTGTACATTTGGATATTGATCCTCATATCGTATTCCATGATAAAGGATATAAAGGTGGAGGACAAAGCCTTGTGGATAACTTTACCCAGGGCCATTTTTTCGGCGTTCCTTTATTGCAATGGAACGGAATGGCCTATCCTTCAGGTCAGGAAGGTAGTCTGTCTTTCCCGCAAATGATGAACTGGACATGTAAACAAAATATGTATATCAACCATACAGCACAGGAATAA
- a CDS encoding phytanoyl-CoA dioxygenase family protein, translating to MTSDFTLPQSTELSPLGLMHIKRFWGKVMLRRANLLDEELWKKEWQLDKTLLSVLGLGLEQTLTYVFQYAPAFQEFEHWILLTSGTPTGEQIRKFNRLFDEIQTPSQPIPPALSDEEMAFWTENGYLILRNVISKEDCQATIDVICDFLDIKLDDADTWYGLHHSRQGIMVQLFQHPLLQKNRQSEKIRMAYEQLWQRTDIWVTTDRVGFNPPESDKWKFPGPDLHWDCSLDLPIPFNLQGLLYLADTAPNQGAFTLVPGFHNRISEWLGSLPDGTNPRTENLHALGSLPIAAQAGDFIIWHQALPHGSRPNTSSKPRFVQYINYQPADLSHQKHWL from the coding sequence ATGACATCAGATTTTACTTTACCACAATCGACAGAACTCAGCCCTTTGGGCCTCATGCATATAAAGCGTTTTTGGGGCAAGGTAATGCTTAGAAGAGCGAACCTGCTAGATGAAGAACTGTGGAAAAAAGAATGGCAGCTGGATAAAACATTACTGAGTGTACTTGGGCTTGGTCTTGAACAAACGCTCACTTATGTTTTTCAGTATGCTCCTGCATTTCAAGAATTTGAACACTGGATCTTGCTTACTTCAGGTACCCCGACAGGTGAGCAGATCCGTAAATTTAATCGCTTGTTTGATGAAATTCAAACGCCTAGCCAGCCTATACCACCAGCGCTTAGTGATGAAGAAATGGCATTTTGGACAGAAAATGGCTATCTTATTCTTAGAAACGTTATTTCTAAAGAAGATTGCCAGGCAACTATCGATGTTATTTGTGATTTCCTGGATATAAAACTGGATGATGCTGACACCTGGTATGGATTACATCATTCAAGACAGGGTATTATGGTACAGTTGTTTCAGCACCCATTATTGCAAAAAAACAGGCAATCAGAAAAGATCAGGATGGCTTATGAGCAGCTGTGGCAGCGTACCGATATCTGGGTAACAACAGACCGTGTAGGTTTTAATCCTCCAGAGAGTGATAAATGGAAATTTCCCGGGCCTGATTTACACTGGGATTGCAGCCTCGACCTTCCTATTCCATTTAACCTTCAGGGTTTACTGTACCTTGCTGATACAGCACCTAATCAGGGTGCCTTTACCCTGGTTCCGGGATTTCATAATCGCATATCAGAGTGGCTCGGCTCCCTTCCTGATGGCACCAACCCAAGAACAGAAAACCTGCATGCGCTTGGCAGTTTACCTATTGCTGCCCAGGCAGGAGATTTTATTATCTGGCATCAGGCTTTACCTCATGGCAGCCGTCCAAATACTTCATCAAAACCCCGGTTTGTGCAATATATAAACTATCAGCCTGCTGATTTATCTCATCAAAAACACTGGTTGTGA
- a CDS encoding class I SAM-dependent methyltransferase, with the protein MELTTQQRNESISEATNALLFEEDYLHIKNAIDQLHLLFAGVTGVKAGNITDKDIKLTYGTAVSTIKAAHCLKELERTRRFIRGINQAVNHLLNTMPGHTINILYAGCGPYAALLTPLTSKFTSAQINFILLDINTDSLDAAKMLYERLGLSDYVIDYVCTDATTYKFPDTIRIDMAISETMLNALRKEPQLAIMNNLIPQMHSEAIFIPENITVEAILTRWEEEYNHFVIPDYQPKRIKAGLVYSTSREFLLPQPVVLQVPTSETHNRLDLFTEITIFGKEVLTTYNCSLTMPLAVCKLENHKKDVAVTFEYVMSDKPGFTYELGL; encoded by the coding sequence ATGGAATTAACGACTCAACAACGCAACGAAAGCATTTCTGAAGCAACTAATGCCTTACTTTTTGAAGAGGACTATTTGCATATTAAAAATGCGATAGATCAGCTCCACTTGCTTTTTGCTGGCGTAACTGGAGTGAAGGCAGGCAATATTACAGATAAAGATATCAAATTAACCTATGGCACTGCGGTGTCAACTATTAAAGCTGCGCATTGTCTTAAAGAGCTAGAGCGCACACGTAGATTTATCAGAGGTATTAATCAGGCAGTTAATCATTTATTAAATACAATGCCCGGACATACAATTAATATATTGTATGCCGGTTGTGGTCCTTACGCTGCATTGTTAACACCTTTAACGTCCAAATTTACCTCGGCGCAGATCAATTTCATTTTATTGGATATCAATACAGATTCGTTGGATGCGGCAAAAATGCTCTATGAGCGATTAGGCCTGTCAGACTATGTGATCGACTATGTTTGCACTGATGCTACTACTTATAAATTTCCTGATACTATCCGTATTGATATGGCAATTTCTGAAACCATGTTAAATGCTTTACGGAAAGAGCCTCAATTGGCCATTATGAACAATTTAATTCCGCAAATGCATTCAGAGGCTATTTTTATTCCGGAAAACATAACCGTTGAAGCAATATTAACCCGGTGGGAAGAAGAATATAACCATTTTGTAATACCAGACTACCAGCCAAAAAGGATAAAAGCAGGACTGGTGTATAGTACCAGTCGGGAATTCCTGCTTCCGCAGCCAGTGGTTTTACAGGTACCTACTTCTGAAACCCATAACCGGCTTGATTTATTTACCGAAATAACCATATTTGGTAAAGAGGTATTGACAACTTATAATTGCAGTCTGACGATGCCATTAGCTGTGTGTAAATTAGAAAACCACAAGAAGGATGTGGCGGTAACATTTGAATATGTAATGTCTGATAAACCTGGCTTCACTTATGAATTAGGACTATAG
- a CDS encoding clostripain-related cysteine peptidase, which translates to MGFIRKNRHLLLTLAVLIFYASTSHAQNLEPKRRFVLLIYMNGSDLESKHQLASEDINEITHSYKNVDDNFATVILHGGTKKWHLSAPISSDSLTYSKVTKDGFEKVKVTANKSIGNSSTLIDFITYSKKNFPAERYGLIFWNHGRGSVHGFGYDELFPEDISLSLHEMGEAFADLKRSQNDLNLDFIGFDACLMATIETATVLAPYAEYMVASQELEPGNGWNYQYIINSLSTNPNLKTAQLLEGIAKSYIDTYSSQPYLQATLSVIALNKVDALNISVGKLISNISANLNSTYPAKEAFKQKSNYRAKSKSFGLPSFSFAAEDMIDIFSFFKLAAKSTDTLFSDFEKKMRDAVLFNVYSKNLDKDAISGLSVYFPYYNRKTASQLKDYLKTPFNIAFEKFIENYVAELIGGGADSVFVSDSGRKLNAAMLVNTNKIYLNIRKLTGDNTLLSYGLDAYDTNVDHRGYITLYGGNKKWDSRWISINGINVCVFMGLSNQSGVSYNIPVLWNGKQAELIMKYFNVDGENLAKVIGFREISADGITDKIKDLQAHDEIVFLGQNALDESMSIELGKLTIIDPFALDIKLLTLPKGNYQVGFCMVDFYGNKHYTKFEDYIIN; encoded by the coding sequence ATGGGCTTCATTAGAAAAAATCGCCATTTACTATTAACATTGGCTGTACTCATATTTTACGCTAGTACAAGCCATGCTCAAAACCTGGAGCCTAAACGCCGTTTTGTACTGCTGATCTATATGAATGGCTCAGACCTGGAAAGCAAACATCAGTTGGCGAGTGAAGACATTAATGAAATTACTCATTCCTATAAAAACGTTGATGATAATTTTGCAACAGTGATTTTGCATGGCGGGACTAAAAAATGGCATCTTTCTGCGCCGATTTCCAGTGATAGCCTTACCTATAGCAAGGTTACTAAAGACGGTTTTGAAAAAGTAAAAGTTACGGCAAACAAAAGTATAGGAAACTCATCAACCCTGATTGATTTTATCACTTATAGTAAAAAGAACTTTCCAGCAGAAAGATACGGCTTGATTTTTTGGAATCACGGAAGAGGCAGTGTACACGGTTTTGGATATGATGAATTATTTCCTGAAGATATTTCCCTGTCGCTGCATGAAATGGGAGAGGCTTTTGCTGATTTGAAACGTAGCCAGAATGATTTGAACCTGGATTTTATAGGTTTTGATGCCTGTTTAATGGCAACCATTGAAACCGCCACTGTACTGGCACCCTATGCTGAATACATGGTGGCCTCACAAGAGCTCGAACCTGGCAACGGTTGGAATTATCAATATATCATCAACTCCTTATCTACCAATCCAAACCTAAAAACAGCTCAACTTCTGGAGGGAATTGCAAAATCGTATATTGATACTTATTCGTCTCAACCTTATCTCCAGGCAACATTGTCTGTAATAGCGCTTAATAAAGTAGATGCTTTAAATATAAGTGTAGGAAAATTAATCAGTAACATTTCTGCAAATCTAAATTCAACGTACCCCGCAAAGGAAGCTTTTAAACAGAAGTCAAATTACCGGGCCAAGTCCAAATCATTCGGATTACCATCTTTTTCGTTCGCGGCTGAAGATATGATTGATATTTTTAGCTTTTTTAAGCTAGCAGCTAAGAGTACAGACACATTGTTTAGTGATTTCGAGAAAAAGATGCGGGATGCAGTTTTATTCAATGTTTATTCAAAAAATTTAGATAAAGATGCCATTTCGGGGCTTTCGGTATATTTCCCTTATTACAATAGAAAAACGGCCAGTCAATTAAAGGATTATTTGAAAACGCCTTTCAATATAGCGTTCGAAAAATTTATCGAAAATTATGTAGCTGAATTAATTGGTGGCGGTGCTGATAGCGTTTTTGTTAGTGATTCGGGAAGAAAGTTAAACGCTGCCATGTTGGTTAACACCAATAAGATTTACTTAAATATCAGAAAATTAACAGGAGATAATACGCTGCTGTCCTATGGATTGGATGCCTATGATACAAATGTTGATCACCGTGGATATATTACCTTGTATGGGGGGAATAAAAAATGGGATTCCAGGTGGATCAGCATTAACGGTATCAATGTTTGTGTATTTATGGGACTTTCCAATCAATCGGGTGTATCTTACAATATACCTGTGCTTTGGAATGGAAAACAAGCAGAACTGATTATGAAATATTTTAATGTTGATGGGGAAAATCTGGCTAAAGTGATCGGATTTCGGGAGATTTCTGCTGATGGTATTACCGATAAGATTAAAGACCTGCAAGCTCATGATGAAATTGTTTTTCTGGGTCAAAATGCCCTGGATGAATCAATGAGTATTGAATTGGGTAAACTTACTATTATTGATCCCTTCGCTTTAGACATTAAACTTTTAACGCTGCCAAAAGGAAATTATCAGGTAGGATTTTGTATGGTTGATTTCTACGGAAATAAACACTATACCAAATTCGAAGATTATATAATAAATTAA
- a CDS encoding LytTR family transcriptional regulator DNA-binding domain-containing protein — translation MFKQAQDHNPIFPLLFFRLNRQYIVYINAIDKVYNHFNSKLKVTFLHYPLQEAFVSRERAPLFKAWLNQ, via the coding sequence ATCTTTAAACAGGCTCAAGACCACAATCCTATATTTCCATTACTTTTCTTTCGGCTCAACAGGCAGTATATTGTGTATATAAATGCTATAGACAAGGTCTACAATCATTTCAATTCAAAACTCAAAGTTACTTTTCTTCATTATCCCTTGCAGGAAGCATTTGTAAGCCGGGAACGGGCACCACTATTTAAAGCCTGGTTAAACCAATAA